From one Lycium ferocissimum isolate CSIRO_LF1 chromosome 7, AGI_CSIRO_Lferr_CH_V1, whole genome shotgun sequence genomic stretch:
- the LOC132063005 gene encoding uncharacterized protein LOC132063005: MEEMASLWCYQETMDEMRQKLLYTSLELEKLKVQTSEEMMKNKEYVKQLIQLLKMVCQERDEARDQLQKLLNKLDNPLVKATKANSSITESNSLSETYNYQSHYSSPVESFFDAVSSPEFSNINMADSNPVTYVNQPLANDNYVPQLAPKVDNATLVIDSYVKGKTLPQQGKLLKAVLEAGPLLQTLLVSGQLPQWRNPPQLKSFNIPPVSIKGCQSEISNQNLGANLSYISSRSFHSQPYFDMSCGSPQMLSTPMLNFGNSAGANIDSFVHLGKRQRLQ, from the exons atggaagaaatggcTTCTTTGTGGTGTTACCAGGAG ACCATGGATGAAATGAGACAGAAGCTTCTTTACACAAGTCTTGAACTTGAAAAGTTGAAGGTGCAAACGAGTGAAGAAATGATGAAGAACAAAGAATATGTGAAGCAATTGATCCAACTATTAAAAATGGTTTGTCAAGAAAGAGATGAAGCAAGAGATCAGCTTCAGAAACTACTCAACAAACTTGATAATCCTCTTGTGAAGGCTACAAAAGCAAATTCAAGCATAACTGAATCAAACAGCCTGTCTGAAACATACAATTATCAGTCACACTATTCATCACCCGTCGAGTCTTTTTTCGATGCAGTTTCATCCCCTGAgttttccaacatcaacatggcTGATTCTAATCCAGTAACGTATGTTAACCAGCCTTTGGCTAATGACAATTATGTCCCTCAACTGGCTCCAAAAGTTGATAATGCCACATTGGTTATTGACAGTTATGTGAAAGGGAAAACTTTGCCACAACAAGGGAAACTATTGAAGGCTGTCCTTGAAGCAGGGCCACTTCTGCAGACACTTCTAGTTTCAGGACAACTTCCTCAATGGCGCAATCCGCCTCAGCTTAAGTCGTTTAATATTCCACCAGTTTCCATTAAAGGGTGTCAATCTGAGATCTCAAATCAGAATCTTGGTGCAAATTTGAGCTACATTTCTTCAAGATCATTTCATTCTCAACCATATTTTGACATGTCATGTGGATCTCCACAAATGTTGTCGACGCCTATGCTAAACTTTGGTAATTCTGCTGGTGCAAATATCGACAGTTTTGTCCACCTCGGAAAGAGACAACGGTTGCAGTAA
- the LOC132065707 gene encoding monofunctional riboflavin biosynthesis protein RIBA 3, chloroplastic, with amino-acid sequence MDCIMFKHPSVPRILINSTSFGSSQIVGLNHYRKRLVFPNLNTTCWATGISGDSFNENPFESNKNGSVFETLSAEITPETIDFFVSETEGDPDCPSKGYSSIGEAIAALNEGKFVIVVDDESEEVEGNLVMAASFASAETIAFMVRHGSGIISVGMKEEDLERLNLPLMSPEKEDDSSAPSFTITVDAKMGTSTGVSASDRAKTVLALSSPTSTPEDFRRPGHVFPLKYRNGGLLRRFGHTEASVDLVMSAGLQAASVLSAIVDKNDGSIASMLILENLALEYKIPIVSITDLVRYRRKREKLVERTAVSPLPTKWGLFQAYCYRSKLDGTEHIAVVKGDIGNGEDVLVRVHSECLTGDIFGSRRCDCGNQLDLAMQLIEEAGRGLVIYLRGHEGRGIGLGHKLQAYNLQDQGHDTVEANLELGFAADAREYGIGAQMLRDIGVRTMRLMTNNPAKFTGLKGYGLAVVGRVPVLTPFTDENRKYLETKRTKMGHIYGSDVQGPIKASIKRSSEKQDPPQERKES; translated from the exons ATGGACTGCATCATGTTTAAGCATCCATCAGTTCCAAGAATCTTGATCAACTCAACATCTTTTGGGAGTTCACAGATTGTTGGACTTAACCACTATAGAAAAAGACTAGTATTTCCTAATTTGAATACTACATGTTGGGCTACTGGGATATCTGGAGATTCTTTTAATGAAAATCCATTTGAGAGCAATAAAAATGGTTCTGTATTTGAAACATTGAGTGCTGAAATAACACCTGAAACTATTGATTTCTTTGTTAGTGAAACAGAGGGTGATCCTGATTGTCCTTCCAAAGGCTATTCTTCAATTGGAGAGGCAATTGCTGCATTGAATGAAGGAAAG tttgtgattgttgtagatgaTGAAAGTGAGGAAGTGGAAGGAAACCTTGTCATGGCAGCATCCTTTGCTAGTGCTGAGACAATTGCGTTTATGGTGAGGCACGGGTCTGGCATTATTTCTGTGGGGATGAAAGAAGAGGATCTTGAGAGGCTAAATCTTCCTTTGATGTCACCTGAAAAAGAAGATGACTCTTCTGCTCCATCCTTCACAATCACAGTG GATGCAAAGATGGGTACATCTACTGGTGTATCGGCTTCAGATAGGGCTAAAACTGTACTTGCATTGTCATCGCCTACTTCTACTCCTGAAGATTTCAGAAGGCCAGGCCATGTTTTCCCTCTCAAGTATCGAAATGGTGGGCTCTTAAGAAGATTTGGTCATACTGAGGCTTCGGTAGATTTAGTAATGTCAGCTGGTTTGCAAGCAGCTTCTGTTCTTTCAGCTATAGTTGATAAAAATGATGGTTCTATAGCCTCTATGCtcattttggaaaatttggcctTGGAGTACAAGATTCCGATTGTCTCAATAACTGATTTAGTAAG ATATAGGAGAAAGAGGGAAAAGCTTGTTGAAAGAACTGCAGTATCACCTTTACCAACTAAATGGGGATTATTCCAGGCTTACTGCTACCGTTCAAAGCTTGATGGCACAGAGCATATAGCTGTTGTAAAG GGTGATATTGGGAATGGTGAAGATGTGTTGGTACGGGTACACTCGGAATGTTTGACAGGTGATATTTTTGGATCAAGGCGATGTGATTGCGGTAATCAGCTGGATTTGGCAATGCAGTTGATTGAGGAAGCTGGTAGAGGTTTGGTTATCTATCTCAGAGGCCACGAAGGACGAGGCATTGGCCTTGGTCACAAGCTTCAGGCCTATAATTTGCAAGATCAGGGCCATGATACTGTTGAAGCCAATCTAGAGCTCGGCTTTGCTGCAGATGCTCGTGAATATGGCATTGGTGCACAG ATGTTAAGGGATATAGGAGTTCGTACCATGCGCCTAATGACAAACAATCCAGCGAAATTTACGGGTTTAAAGGGCTATGGTTTAGCAGTAGTTGGACGGGTACCAGTTTTGACACCCTTCACAGATGAAAACAGGAAGTATTTGGAAACCAAACGAACAAAGATGGGTCACATATATGGATCTGATGTACAGGGACCAATTAAGGCATCCATCAAACGGAGTTCAGAGAAACAAGATCCACCccaggaaagaaaagaaagttga
- the LOC132062360 gene encoding RING-H2 finger protein ATL1-like — protein sequence MSSPDTSPGVGPSRWDPLLIVAVGVICLIFLLFSYFKIIQTHCCGFLSVHFYRNPRHQLNEQILEDPDSQVRSCGLDSYIMHSLPITQFKKNDEQTTRPTNADCAVCLGEFQDGEWLKHLPYCSHIFHVSCIDTWFQIHSSCPLCRSNVISVKMQQAHSITMNSLLETLRREDFNHERSVNNEDIRSQILHNHSSRAVEGSVD from the coding sequence ATGTCTAGTCCAGACACCTCTCCAGGCGTTGGACCTTCACGTTGGGACCCGCTGCTGATTGTCGCGGTCGGGGTAATTTGTTTGATCTTTCTTCTATTCAGTTACTTCAAGATAATACAGACACACTGTTGTGGATTTCTATCTGTGCATTTCTACAGAAACCCGAGGCACCAACTAAACGAGCAAATTCTCGAAGATCCTGATTCACAGGTCCGAAGCTGTGGACTAGACTCCTATATTATGCATTCACTGCCAATCACTCAGTTCAAGAAGAACGACGAACAAACCACCAGACCAACTAATGCAGATTGTGCCGTTTGTTTGGGTGAATTTCAAGATGGTGAATGGCTGAAACACTTGCCTTATTGCTCTCATATTTTCCATGTTTCCTGCATTGACACTTGGTTTCAGATTCATTCGAGCTGCCCGTTATGCAGATCAAATGTAATTAGTGTCAAAATGCAGCAAGCACATTCCATTACTATGAACTCATTACTGGAAACTCTGAGAAGGGAAGATTTTAATCATGAACGATCAGTAAACAACGAGGATATCCGGTCACAGATACTACATAATCATTCTTCTAGAGCTGTAGAAGGAAGTGTTGACTAG